From Rhinopithecus roxellana isolate Shanxi Qingling chromosome 17, ASM756505v1, whole genome shotgun sequence, one genomic window encodes:
- the MDH1 gene encoding malate dehydrogenase, cytoplasmic: MSEPIRVLVTGAAGQIAYSLLYSIGNGSVFGKDQPIILVLLDITPMMGVLDGVLMELQDCALPLLKDVIATDKEEVAFKDLDVAILVGSMPRREGMERKDLLKANVKIFKSQGAALDKYAKKSVKVIVVGNPANTNCLTASKSAPSIPKENFSCLTRLDHNRAKAQIALKLGVTANDVKNVIIWGNHSSTQYPDVNHAKVKLQGKEVGVYEALKDDSWLKGEFVTTVQQRGAAVIKARKLSSAMSAAKAICDHVRDIWFGTPEGEFVSMGVISDGNSYGVPDDLLYSFPVVIKNKTWKFVEGLPINDFSREKMDVTAKELTEEKETAFEFLSSA, encoded by the exons TCTGAACCAATCAGAGTCCTTGTGACTGGAGCAGCTGGTCAAATTGCATATTCACTGCTGTATAGTATTGGAAATGGATCTGTCTTTGGTAAAGATCAG CCTATAATTCTTGTGCTGTTGGATATCACCCCCATGATGGGTGTCCTTGACGGTGTCCTAATGGAACTGCAAGACTGTGCCCTTCCCCTCCTGAAAG ATGTCATCGCAACAGATAAAGAAGAGGTTGCCTTCAAAGACCTGGATGTGGCCATTCTCGTGGGCTCcatgccaagaagggaaggcatGGAGAGAAAAGATTTACTGAAAGCAAATGTGAAAATCTTCAAATCCCAGGGTGCAGCCTTAGACAAATACGCCAAGAAGTCAGTTAAG GTTATTGTTGTGGGTAACCCAGCCAATACCAACTGCCTGACTGCGTCCAAGTCGGCTCCATCCATCCCCAAGGAGAACTTCAGTTGCTTGACTCGTTTGGATCACAACCGAGCTAAAGCTCAA ATTGCTCTTAAACTTGGTGTGACTGCTAATGatgtaaagaatgtcattatcTGGGGAAACCATTCCTCGACTCAGTATCCAGATGTCAACCATGCCAAGGTGAAACTGCAAGGAAAGGAAGTTGGTGTTTACGAAGCTCTGAAAGATGACAGCTGGCTCAAGGGAGAATTTGTCACG ACTGTGCAGCAGCGTGGCGCTGCTGTCATCAAGGCTCGAAAACTATCCAGTGCAATGTCTGCTGCAAAAGCCATCTGTGACCACGTCAGGGACATCTGGTTTGGAACCCCAGAG GGAGAGTTTGTGTCCATGGGTGTTATCTCTGATGGCAACTCGTATGGTGTTCCTGATGATCTGCTCTACTCATTCCCTGTTGTAATCAAG AATAAGACCTGGAAGTTTGTTGAAGGTCTCCCTATTAATGATTTCTCACGTGAGAAGATGGATGTTACTGCAAAGGAactgacagaagaaaaagaaactgcttttgaatttctttcctctgcctgA